In Dasypus novemcinctus isolate mDasNov1 chromosome 10, mDasNov1.1.hap2, whole genome shotgun sequence, one DNA window encodes the following:
- the LOC101422737 gene encoding olfactory receptor 52N1, whose translation MSFLNATSLTPLSFILNGIPGLEEVHLWISFPLCIMYSIAITGNFGLIYLIYSEESLHRPMYIFLALLSFTDVLMCTSTLPNTLCIFWFNLKKIHFNACLSQMFFVHTFTGMESGVLMLMALDRYVAICYPLRYATILTNSVIAKAGLLTFLRGVMLVIPFTFLTKHLPYCRGNVIPHTYCDHMSVAKISCGNVKVNAIYGLMVALLIGGFDILCITISYTMILRAVVSLSSADARQKAFSTCTAHICAIVITYVPAFFTFFTHRFGGHTIPPHIHIIMANLYLLMPPTMNPIVYGVKTKQIRECVIRFLLKGKDNSSHNI comes from the coding sequence ATGTCATTTCTAAATGCCACCAGCCTAACACCACTTTCATTCATCCTAAATGGCATCCCTGGCCTGGAAGAAGTGCATTTGTGGATCTCATTTCCCCTATGCATTATGTACAGTATTGCCATTACAGGAAATTTTGGCCTTATATACCTCATCTACTCTGAAGAATCCTTACACCGACCTATGTATATCTTCCTAGCCCTTCTATCCTTCACAGATGTGCTCATGTGCACCAGCACACTACCCAACACCCTCTGCATATTTTGGTTCAACCTCAAGAAAATTCACTTTAATGCCTGCCTTTCCCAGATGTTCTTTGTCCACACGTTCACAGGGATGGAGTCTGGGGTGCTCATGCTCATGGCCTTGGACCGGTATGTGGCCATTTGCTACCCTCTGCGCTATGCCACTATCCTCACTAATTCAGTCATTGCCAAGGCTGGGCTCCTCACTTTTCTTAGAGGTGTGATGCTTGTTATTCCTTTCACTTTTCTCACCAAGCACCTGCCATACTGCAGGGGCAATGTCATACCCCACACCTACTGTGACCATATGTCTGTGGCCAAGATATCTTGTGGAAATGTGAAAGTCAATGCAATCTATGGTCTGATGGTAGCCCTCCTGATTGGGGGCTTTGACATCTTATGCATCACAATTTCCTACACCATGATTCTTCGTGCAGTTGTGAGTCTGTCATCAGCAGATGCTCGACAGAAAGCCTTCAGCACCTGTACTGCCCATATCTGTGCCATTGTCATTACCTATGTTCCAGCATTCTTCACCTTCTTTACACACCGCTTTGGAGGACACACAATCCCTCCCCACATACACATTATTATGGCTAATCTGTATCTACTTATGCCTCCCACAATGAACCCTATTGTGTATGGGGTGAAAACCAAGCAGATAAGGGAATGTGTGATTAGGTTCTTGCTTAAGGGAAAGGATAACTCTTCTCATAACATTTAA